The following is a genomic window from Dama dama isolate Ldn47 chromosome 4, ASM3311817v1, whole genome shotgun sequence.
ATCTGAGTGGACAGCTTCCATGAGATTCTCAGAGACAGGTGGATCCCCCCCACCACAGCTCTAAACCATGAACCTGGAGTGAAGTGAGAATGGAAGGAGCCAGAAGATAGGCTGAGACCCTGACAGcctctccctttaaaaaaaaaaaaaattagtttgatttgattttttttggctacactgagtGGCCTTTGGgaacctcagttccctgaccaatgaTCGAACCATTAGTCCGTgctgtggaagcccagagtcaacCCCTGGATGGCCAAGGAATTCCCCCTCAAGTCTTCCAAGTGGTTAGACTTTATGCCCATTGGAAGTAACTGGAGAATGTCTACAACTTCTAGGCTCATTTAGAAGTTAGGACACAGGAGCATAGCAATACTCAGAGTGGTGCTCCCAGCTGATTCTTCTCCTGTCACTAAATCTGCAACTGCGCTCTTCCAAGAACAGTCGGACTCCTGCTGCCTCCAACCCAGTCCTTCCCATCCTTCGGGCTCTGCAGCAGGACACCCTCTGGCTCTTTCTCTCTGCCCATGGCCGTCTGCTTCAGTCTTTTCCTCTGTCTATACCTTCTGCCAGGCACTGTATCTTTTCTCTTTATGTCTTCCCTGTTCCGCCTTCTTGAATCATATGTAAgtccctttctctctctattcCAGTCTGATTCTCCCTTCAGTGCGCTTGCGTTTTCTCAGTCTCCCTGCACAATCTCGCCTTTCCTCTCCTTCAGTGTTTCTTCCTCCCTGCTTCTGtcactctctcttttcctctctgtcttcctctttctcagcCTCTTCTTTCTCCACCTCCCTCTATTATCTCATTCACTCTAAGTCTCTTTCTACCATTATCTctcctgtctttctgtctctctgtgtttctcactcactctctccttatctgtctgtctgtctctgtttttgtttgcCACATCTCTGCCTCTCTTAAAACTTAGGACAAGACTGTTTAATGGAGAAACTGATCCTCACCCACCACCCAGACCCTACAGGTCCCCTGGCTctcactgaagaagaactaaggagagAGGGGAcacccctgctggtccagtggataagactccaagctcccagtgcagggtgactagttggatccctggtcggggaaccatTAGTAAGATTCCCACATACcgcaactgagcctgtgcagcaactactgagtccacatgccctagagcccctgcaacacagcacccagcacagtcagaagtttagaaagaaaggagagaggaagccaCTGCACTGGGCAGAGCTAGAGGCCCTGAGTCACTGAAGTCACCGGTGCGATTCACAACTAGAGATTTGATGCTGGGGTCCACCTTCCCCCACAAGGAGGAGAACCTGGGCATTGGGATTTCCTCTGGTTGGGGTCAAGGAGCAGACAATAGGGAGAGAGTGAAATCAAAGCAGATCAAGTCCCTCCCTGGCTCCCCAGTCCCAGCAGAACAAATTCAGACTCCTCCCAGTTTTCAAGGCCCCAACCAGCTGAGCTCATCACCCTTGTTATTCATTTCCTAAGTtgggttcaactctttgtgaccccacagactgcaccataccaggcttccctatcctttaccatcactgagagcttgctcaaactcatgtccgttgactcagtgatactatccaaccatctcatcctctgtcgccctcttctcctcctgccctcagtctttcccaacatcgggatcttttcagatgagtcaactcttcacatcaggtggccaaagtattggagctttggctttagcatcagccctgaTATGaacatttagggttgatttccttcaggattgacggGTTTGTTCGACTTGCCggccaagggactgtcaagagtcttctctagcaccacagttcaaaagcatcccttcctcagtgttcagccttctttatggtccatctctcacatccacacatgactaatgagaaaccatagctttgactatatgcacctttgtcggcaaaggtctctgctttttaataccccgTCCAgctttgtcatggcttttcttccaaggagcaagcatcttttcgtGTCATGTCTGCAATcatcatccgcagtgattttggagcccaagaaaatgaaatctaccAGTTTCCGCTttctccccgtctatttgccatgaagtgatgggaccggatgccatgatcttcatgttttgaatgttctttcaccctcatcaagtggctcatttgttcctcttcacttatcTTCTTCTTCACCCTTCTCTTCTGTAATCCACGTCCCAGTCGTCCTGAGTTCTTTCTCAGAGGAGCCATGCCATCTCCACCTTCAGGCTGTGCCCTTGCTTCTCCCTCTGAGGCAACATGCCTTCCAGTGGCTGGTTGATACTCCCCCATGATGTCATAGCTTAGAAGACTGTTTAGGGTAAGCTTTTCCTCACAGACCCACCAGGAGTAGTCAGTATTTCCTATTTGATGTTCCCAAAGCCCCCATTAGAGCACTTATCATAATTATGATTCATTACATGAAGGAGAGTTGTCCTCTGAGCACTTATGTTAGCCAAGGAGTTCTAAGCCCACTgcaacatttattcatttatagatTTTTCTGTAACCATATAACCCATGCTTATCTCTCTTGTTGGACTGTAAACTTCCTGGGGCAGGAActgtttctctttgtgacttgtcTGTTGCATTTTCTTCAACCTCTGATGAGATGTTTGGCTCATAGTGGTGCTCAACAGATGTGATACCTGAGTGTAGAGAGGTATACTTGTTGCCCTTATGGAGTTGTGCCTTTGGGTTGTGATCTTGGTTCTCAGGCCCCCTCTAGGGTTGGTGTGAAGATGAGATGAGTTAATACAGGTAAAGCAACTGGCACAGATAAACTGCTCAATGAACAAAGACCTCTCTTCGATTGTCCTCAAGAAGTCATGGAACCTGCACTCTGGAATGCAGGCCCAGCTTACCTATGGAGAAGGGCATAAAAGCGTCATTTTTCTTCACCGCCCCACTGGCATCCAGAAAGTGGTTAGGGTTGAAGTCATCTGGTTTCTCAAAGTAATGCGAGTCATGGAGAGCAGAGCTCAGGATGGGGTAGACTTCTGTGCCCTGAGGGAGGGTCACAAGATTGAAAGATAtctccatttcctcccccaagCCACCCCTACACATCATGACCCAAGGGTTAGTGACAAAGCCAAAAAGAGGTCAAGGTTGGGAGGTGAAAGAGAACCCAGGAGAGCCCCACGAGGGAGATATGGCAGCCCAGTGAGGTGCTGTACCTTGGGGAGGATGTACCCTCGGAAATGAGTGTCTTTAGTGACCATGTGGGGCACGCCCATGGGGATGAGGTCCGAAAATCTCTGAATCTCATGGATGACTGCGTCCGTGTATGGCATTTGGGCTCTGTCATCCAGGGCTGGAGGGCGATGTGAGCCAATCACCTGGTCAATCTCCTTGTGGATTTTCTCTGCACAGAAGTGTGGGACCAGTGAACCTCAGTTATAGAGACATTTCACCAGGAACACTGCTTTCTATGTTGGAACACATTTCAATGTTCTATGAACATTGGTCCATTCATTTCCAGGCCAATAAGCCCggaaaacccagaagaaatgcttAGATCATTGACACTCCTCTGAGCAACCAGCTTGGAGTGGGAGGAGAAATGGGAAAACTATAAGAATTTTCACTCTTTAATATCTAAAGAATATTATGAATTCTCTCCCAAcatacacatgcaaacacacacacacatgtgaagcCCAGTTTTGCTCAGAATTTCAGACTAAGAACTCAAGGCTATGAACCTATCAAAGTTCCTCCTCTAAGATGAGTAGAAAATGAACTAATATTTATCGTGTGTGTATTATAGATGAGGCATTGTGCTAGGTCCTCAGGAATATAATAGTAAAACACATCAGTGGATTAACCCATGAACAACTGGAGAAATAAATGAGCATATCAATCATTTGATCAATTAGTAGATCAATTCatgagcagctgctgctgctgttgctgctaagtcgcttcagtcgtgtccgactctgtgtgaccccagaaacgacagcccaccaggctcctctgtccctgggattctccaggcaagagtactgcagtgggttgccatttccttcttcaatgtatgcatgcatgctaagtcgcttcagtcatgtctgactctgttcgaccctatggacagcagcccaccaggctcctctgtctgcaggattctccaggcaagaatagtgcagtgggttgccatttccttctccaattcatgagtGGAAAGACTGGTAAATGGAAGAATGCTAATGAATGGATGTATTCTTAACTTATCTAAGGGTAATTAATTACTAAATGAAtcatagacaaataaataaatgaaactgacGAACCAATAACTcaaatgaatgggtggatggcTAAACTTCTGGAAGAACATGTGAATGAATACATTTAAAGGAACAGGTAAACAGAGGAATCAGTGGGTGGTGGGATGGATTGAATGATAGAATTATAAATCAAGGGTGAATAAATGAgtgcataaataaataactgaaaagatAGATGGATGAAGGATGCAGTGAAAAACAAGCAATGGAAGGATTAAGGTATGTAACCTAGTTTTAGAGAAACAGACGGatgcatgaataaatgaagaaacagatgaaCCAGTGACAAACACTTCATTCAATGAATCACTCTTTCAAATGATCAATTGATGAATCAGTTTGTCCAAATAAAGCATGGATGTATATATCCTAGATGAATTATAGATGAAAGAATCTGAGTGCACAGGTTGACTGATGAGTTGAAAGAACAGATGGGTAAATGAGTGGGTCGATCTTTAAGTGATAGAAGGAACAGTGGGAAAACAGATTGAcagattttgtgatttttttggccacactgtgctaCTTGCcatatcttagtttcctgaccagggggtGAACCCAGGGCCATGGTATTGAAAGTactgagtcctaagcactggacctccagggaactccccagATTGACAGAttcttcattcatccatccaccaacAGGCCTGGCTTAGTTGGGTAGATCATTCAAAACCTGCACtgctcaggggacttccctggtggtccagtggttaaggctgctCACTGCCACAGCATGGGGTGCAAATTCCATGCCTGGTCAGGGGCCaagggaaacagaaaaacaaaaacaacctagAGGCTCCTGGTGTAAGAGGGGAAAGCTGCCTCTCTCCTTCACCAAAGACCTCTAGCCCCATTTCTGGAGCTGCAGAGGGGTCAGAAGCCCCTCCCAGTGTCCGTTCCCAGCCTGCCCACCTGCAATGTGCGGGTACTTGAGCATGAGCAGGAACCCGTAACGGAGCGTGGTGCTGGTTGTCTCCGTGCCAGCAAAGAAGAGCGACAGAACAGACATGATGAGGTTCTGATGATCAAACTGGCTTTGGGGGTCGGACTTATCCTGAATCCAGACGGGTGGGGTTCGCATCAGGGGAGGCCGGGGGCCCTGCTGCCCACACCTCTTCTCTCAGGGTCCCTCCGCCTGTTTCTGGGTCTTACACCGTCTGgccctttcccctttcctctaTGGTCTGTGTGTCCCACCCTGTCTCTATCTCGGTCTCAATCTCCCTTTGCTCTGTCTTGCTCTGTTTCAATCATCTTCCATCTCTTTGGTGTGTTTGTCCCCATTCCTCTCCcagtctctctgcctctgtgactCTTTTCGACAGCTGCTGCATTTTTCCCCTTGTCCTGTATTTCCCGTacctctgtctcctccccagCAACTCccccctctttcctctctccctctgctcccttccaaatctcccctcccctctcccttccccccactgctctactcctttcccctcccttttCACTCTATATTTTTAGGtctcctcccttccaccccatTGCCTCTTCCAAATCCTACTTTTTCCATGCGGAGCAGGTAGCAGTCAATGAAATCCCGGGGGGCATTGGGGTCGAGGGTCTCACGGTGCTTCTCCACACTGCGGCCAATGAAGACGTTGATTTCCTGCAGGTTTTTGTAGATTTGCCTGTGTGAGCCAGGAAAGTACTTCAGGAAGCTGTGGTAGAGCTCGAACAGCTGCGGGAGAGAAGGGACTGTGAGGCCCTTGCAGGGTTCAGCTAGCAGGTCACAGGGAGGGACAGCCCTTCTGCCCAGTACCCTCACAAGGGATCTCtgttttcctgtctctctctccatctctctctgcctctctggggTGTCTTggtctccctgtctctgtctctctctccatctctctgtctctgtctccctctggcTCTCACTCTGTATCTGAGCCCCTCACTCACtgcttctgtgtctcctttgtgtAAGAgatcacatttttctctttttgtgtctttctccctctccttgtGTCTTCTTGTTAGTCTCTGGCccacctgtctctctctcttttccgcCTCTCCTTATCTCCATGGGTCTCCTGCTCATCCACCCTCTGCCCTGTCCCTGCCTACGCCACCCAGTTTATCTCTTCTACTCaaacctctctcttcctctttcctcctcttgcATCATCCTTGCTGTGTCAGGCGTTGATGACACAATGCTTACAAAAAATGAAGCTGCTGACTGTCTGGGAGCATATGTCTATGGCTTTGCCTAATGAGAAATGTAACTTCTAACTTGTTGCCAACAATTGCAAGAAATGCAGGATAGTATAAACTATGATGTGGAATTCCTCTTTCACCTATCCTTCAAGAGATAACATGGTTAACTGTTTGGCAGAACCCCTTCCAGacttttcccctctctgtgtttctctgtgagagaagaaaattgaaaccCTGTGTTGGACTTGTGCAAGTACTCACCTGAACCTCCTTGCAGATTTTCCAGGCCTGACTCTCCACTAGGAGGTCATGGGAATTTGGATTTGCCATATTCATTCCTGTGACTCTGACCTGCACTCTTGGATGAGAACAACAGCCAGGCAGACTTTTCTGAAGTTTCACTTTCTAGCTTAACATACAATATgggtggggtttccctggtggctcagaaggtaaagaatctgtctgcaatgcctggggtccggaagatcctctggaggaggaaatggcaaccccttccagcattcctgcctggagaagtgtATGGACaaagagcagcctggcgggctacagtccctgggatcacaaagagtcagacacaacggagggacccacactttcactttttgcaaTAGGGGTATTTCTAGGTTCATTGAGAAAGACacactttatctttttatttgaaGAGAGGAGCAGGTTCATGTGTGTGTCTTTGATTCCTCTTCCTGTTTCTCCCTCTTCCATCACTCCCCTTTCTTCCTCTTACTCTCTCAGTCCTTGTCTCACCATCTCTCCCTTtccccaggcctctgtgtccctttctctctctgtgttgtCTTTGCCCCTCTTCTGGCTGGAAGCTGCATTTTCGGTTCCCAAAAGCAAATCACTCCTTTCCCCTGCCTGATGTCCACCCGAGCTCTGCCCTCCCAGACCTGGCTGGACAGGGAGCTGATGAGCACGAAAGATTGGAAGATcaggtccagcagcctcaggaactCAGGATCTTTGTAGTCAAAGCGTTTTCCAAAGACTATGGAGCAGATGATGTTGGCGGTGATGGAGTGGAAGTAGAAGACGGGATCCTGGAGGGCTCCTAGAGGGAAAGGGGTGGGTCGCAGGACAAAGACTCAAGTGCCGTGGGAGCTGTCTCTGTGTGACTCTCtatcactcagtcataaaaaaaaaaaaaaaaaaaaaaaaaaacagcctcatCACAGCCAACACTCGCTAGCCTAGAAGTTGTGCCAGGGCCTTTTCTAACCACttcacatattattttattaaattttcaccTCAGTCCTGTGAAAAAGGTGCAGAGCATGTGTTCAATCAGTTGCAGGTGCCATTGACAAAGCTCTGTTCTCCTGGTCCCTTAACTGTCCgcccttccccaccaccacccccatcttTTCAATCCACCCCTAGAGCTCTCTGGTCCTTGGGAACTGCTCTGGACTTGATTGTTAGTGTCTGGATGCGCCAAGCTCACCCCAGGCGGAAGGAGGGCGGGCCGTGCACCCAGGCCTGTAGGTCAGTGCGGCCTCTCCCTGGGTCTCTCCTGTCCACTGTCTCTTTTTCCCTTGCACACCCTTTCCTgagcctctctgtctctctccaatcttcgtgcctcagtttctccctgcCATtgttccttcctgcctctctgaGTCTCCTCTTTTTGCCTCGAtccctccatctctgtctctttcttacTCTCTGTGTCTCCATCTGAATCACTCTGTCTCCTCTTGTCTTATTCTGAGTCCTTCCATCCTTATACCTCAATAGCTGTCCatggctctgcctcttcctcccAGACTCTCCATTTATGTCTCAAAATCTCTTAAGAAAGCATCTTGTCACCCCTATGTCTCAGGACGTTTCTGAGGAATCCTAAAGCCCCCAGAAGTGCCCACCTGACTTCCTAAGAGCAGAAAATCCCGACTGTCCCCTTGCTCACTGCCAGTGGTTCacccaaagaaaggaaaacacagtATGTCTGTTTTTTTGAAATGTCGGTTTTCTCTTtactttgttttaattgaagtcaCATTTTGGCCCTTGACAGATACAATCAAACCACAAACCGGTTCCCTTGAACACAGGCAACTAACGCGCTATTTACTGCCTGAGTCGTCTTTGAGCTCCTCTTGACACTGTACGCCTGTATCTCTCCTGCCCCCCCGCATTTCTCACCTACCCACCTCTGCCCCGTCTCTTTGCCCCTCTCCCGGTCCCTGCTCCTCTGCTGGTCTCCCAAGCTCTCTCTCCgctctgtctctccatctctct
Proteins encoded in this region:
- the LOC133054393 gene encoding cytochrome P450 2B4-like, which translates into the protein MDLSMLLLLALLTGLWVLLARGRPKAHGRLPPGPRPLPFLGNLLQMDRKGLLKSFLRFQQTYGDVFTVYLGPRPVVIICGTEAIQEALVDQAEAFSGRAKIAVVDPIVQGYGVIFANGERWKALRRFSLATMRDFGMGKRSVEERIQEEAQCLVEELRKSQGALQDPVFYFHSITANIICSIVFGKRFDYKDPEFLRLLDLIFQSFVLISSLSSQLFELYHSFLKYFPGSHRQIYKNLQEINVFIGRSVEKHRETLDPNAPRDFIDCYLLRMEKDKSDPQSQFDHQNLIMSVLSLFFAGTETTSTTLRYGFLLMLKYPHIAEKIHKEIDQVIGSHRPPALDDRAQMPYTDAVIHEIQRFSDLIPMGVPHMVTKDTHFRGYILPKGTEVYPILSSALHDSHYFEKPDDFNPNHFLDASGAVKKNDAFMPFSIGKRICLGEGIARTELFLFFTTILQNFSVATPVAPEDIDLTPQESGVGKVPPNYQIQFLPRQRG